A portion of the Oreochromis niloticus isolate F11D_XX linkage group LG10, O_niloticus_UMD_NMBU, whole genome shotgun sequence genome contains these proteins:
- the p2rx5 gene encoding P2X purinoceptor 5 isoform X1, with product MSVAYWKFSNQFNLHSGYMNSQGSRRSSEIQSQKSYRTQFTEIKILRWVFVVKKGYQEKEEAIQSSVITKLKGVTLTNTSETGPYLWSAEDYVIPPNGEQVFFVVTNYIETPNQRLGFCAESSKVPDGRCETDDDCMEGEPVTAGHGIKTGLCLNSTGTCEIHAWCPVEYNKRPAEPLLSDAENFTIYIKNFIRFPKFEFSKANVLETSDESYLKRCFYEKENHPYCPIFRLRDLVSSAGHDFQEMAVKGGSVGILIEWNCDLDKDYSLCNPQYSFTRLDINLNNSITSGYNFRYARYYKDQNGETYRTLYKVYGIRFDIMINGQAGKFNIVPTVIAIGSGVALLGAGAFACDMILLYMMNTSSFYRERKFEIINFKKERTKVKDEKAGHREKRSRRPGAEKGATNSIKNRGETEPTAGSSAESQPPTEKRGPTIPRNTGQRYSAPPQGTETKHHITFMAHN from the exons ATGTCAGTGGCTTACTGGAAGTTCTCCAATCAATTTAATCTTCATTCTGGTTACATGAATTCGCAGGGCTCCAGGCGTTCCAGTGAAATCCAGTCCCAGAAATCTTACCGAACACAGTTTACTGAAATCAAGATCCTAAG GTGGGTGTTTGTGGTGAAGAAGGGGTACCAGGAGAAAGAAGAGGCCATCCAGAGCTCAGTCATCACCAAGCTTAAAGGCGTCACTCTGACCAACACTTCTGAGACGGGGCCTTACCTGTGGAGTGCCGAGGACTATGTCATACCCCCAAAT GGTGAGCAGGTGTTCTTTGTTGTAACAAATTACATAGAGACCCCCAATCAGAGGCTGGGCTTCTGTGCTGAG AGTTCCAAGGTGCCAGATGGACGATGCGAAACTGATGATGACTGCATGGAGGGGGAGCCTGTAACAGCAGGTCATG gAATCAAGACTGGCTTGTGTTTAAACAGCACCGGGACCTGCGAGATTCATGCCTGGTGTCCCGTTGAATACAACAAGAGACCCGC AGAGCCCTTACTGAGTGACGCAGAAAACTTCACCATCTACATCAAGAATTTCATCAGGTTCCCCAAGTTTGAGTTCTCCAA AGCCAATGTCCTTGAAACTTCTGATGAAAGCTACCTAAAGAGATGTTTCTATGAAAAAGAGAACCATCCTTACTGCCCCATCTTTCGCCTCAGAGATCTCGTCAGCAGCGCTGGACATGACTTCCAGGAAATGGCTGTTAAG GGCGGCTCTGTTGGCATTCTCATTGAGTGGAACTGTGACCTGGATAAAGACTATTCTCTGTGTAATCCACAGTACAGCTTCACCCGTTTGGACATTAATTTGAACAACTCAATCACATCTGGATACAACTTCAG ATATGCCAGATACTATAAGGATCAAAATGGGGAAACCTATCGCACGTTGTATAAAGTGTATGGGATTCGCTTTGATATAATGATCAATGGTCAG GCCGGGAAATTCAATATTGTCCCCACAGTAATTGCCATTGGCTCAGGTGTTGCTCTCCTCGGTGCA gGAGCCTTTGCCTGTGATATGATATTATTGTACATGATGAACACGAGCTCCTTCTACCGAGAGAGGAAATTTGAAATCATCAACTTCAA GAAAGAGAGGACCAAAGTTAAAGATGAGAAAGCGGGCCATCGGGAAAAGAGGTCCAGAAGACCAGGGGCAGAGAAAGGGGCTACAAATTCCATCAAAAATCGAGGAGAAACTGAACCAACCGCAGGATCTTCTGCAGAGAGCCAGCCACCTACAGAGAAAAGGGGTCCCACAATTCCACGTAACACGGGACAGCGATACTCTGCTCCACCCCAAGGCACCGAGACGAAGCATCATATCACTTTCATGGCTCACAATTAG
- the shpk gene encoding sedoheptulokinase: protein MSNFILGLDVGTTSVKAVLLDRGCRAIAASQSLPTVSDLADDSGIKAKEQDTGRIIDTLNRCIGLLPRDKLQHVCCIGLTGQMHGVLFWKPKSGCVWSNSDSFTAKDTSQLITWQDGRCSSDFLSSLPRPDSHLSVATGFGCATIFWYMKHKPKFLEDFTVAGTIQDYVVSMLCSLDGCVMTPQNAASWGFFNTSSNQWNENILKGAGFPLHLIPKCVPSGGLAGKTCSQWHGIPAGTPVGAALGDFQCSVYSCMSARTDAVLNISTSAQLTYAMPADFKPPDSPQPASSISYFPYFESTYLAVAASLNGGNVLARFVEMLTSWMRDLGAELSDSCLYEKLIHCALNQETSNLRVSPTILGERHDPLCLGHVTGISTSNLSLGHVIRALCHGVLDNITSMMPVERLQQAGVRRIVGSGSALARNEALRQEVEKAFPLQVVYGQNADSALGVAMVLCDRL from the exons ATGTCTAACTTTATCCTGGGTTTGGACGTGGGTACCACTTCGGTAAAAGCCGTTTTATTAGACAGAGGATGTAGAGCTATAGCTGCCAGTCAGTCTTTACCGACTGTTTCTGATTTAGCCGACGATAGCGGGATAAAG GCGAAAGAGCAGGACACGGGTCGGATCATAGACACTCTGAACCGGTGCATTGGCCTCCTTCCCAGAGACAAACTGCAGCATGTGTGCTGCATTGGGCTGACCGGACAGATGCACGGAGTTTTATTCTGGAAACCAAAAAGCG GTTGCGTCTGGTCCAATAGCGACTCCTTCACAGCCAAAGACACCAGTCAGCTGATCACCTGGCAAGATGGACGTTGCAGCAGTgacttcctctcctctcttcccaGACCAGATTCTCATCTTAGCGTCGCCACAGGGTTTGGCTGTGCAACAATCTTCTGGTACATGAAACACAA ACCCAAATTCCTTGAGGACTTTACGGTTGCAGGTACCATCCAGGACTATGTGGTGTCCATGCTGTGCAGTTTGGACGGGTGTGTGATGACACCTCAGAATGCAGCCAGCTGGGGCTTCTTCAACACGTCATCCAATCAGTGGAATGAAAACAT TCTGAAGGGTGCTGGCTTCCCTTTGCACCTGATTCCTAAGTGTGTGCCATCTGGTGGCTTGGCAGGAAAGACCTGCTCTCAGTGGCACGGCATACCCGCTGGCACGCCAGTAGGGGCCGCCCTAGGAGACTTCCAATGCTCCGTCTACTCCTGCATGAGTGCACGGACAGATGCAG TCCTTAACATAAGCACCTCAGCCCAGCTGACCTACGCCATGCCAGCTGACTTCAAACCTCCAGATTCTCCTCAGCCCGCCTCGTCCATCTCCTATTTTCCTTACTTTGAGTCCACATACTTGGCTGTTGCGGCATCACTCAATGGAGGGAATGTGTTGGCACGTTTTGTGGAGATGCTGACTTCCTGGATGAGAGACCTTG GTGCAGAGCTGAGTGACTCATGCTTATACGAAAAGCTGATTCATTGTGCCCTGAACCAGGAAACCAGCAACCTGAGGGTGAGTCCTACCATCTTGGGAGAGAGACACGACCCTCTCTGCCTGGGTCACGTGACTGGCATCTCCACCTCCAATCTCTCCCtgggtcatgtgatcagggctCTCTGCCATGGAGTCCTGGACAACATCACCTCGATGATGCCTGTAGAGCGCCTGCAGCAGGCGGGGGTCCGCAGGATTGTGGGCAGTGGGAGCGCACTCGCTCGGAACGAGGCGCTAAGACAAGAAGTGGAGAAGGCGTTCCCTCTGCAGGTGGTATATGGACAGAACGCGGACTCTGCTTTGGGCGTGGCGATGGTTCTCTGTGACCGCCTTTAA
- the p2rx5 gene encoding P2X purinoceptor 5 isoform X2 yields the protein MAGWGGFFFSLLNYKTEKYVIAENRRIGILFRLYQLAVLGYIIGWVFVVKKGYQEKEEAIQSSVITKLKGVTLTNTSETGPYLWSAEDYVIPPNGEQVFFVVTNYIETPNQRLGFCAESSKVPDGRCETDDDCMEGEPVTAGHGIKTGLCLNSTGTCEIHAWCPVEYNKRPAEPLLSDAENFTIYIKNFIRFPKFEFSKANVLETSDESYLKRCFYEKENHPYCPIFRLRDLVSSAGHDFQEMAVKGGSVGILIEWNCDLDKDYSLCNPQYSFTRLDINLNNSITSGYNFRYARYYKDQNGETYRTLYKVYGIRFDIMINGQAGKFNIVPTVIAIGSGVALLGAGAFACDMILLYMMNTSSFYRERKFEIINFKKERTKVKDEKAGHREKRSRRPGAEKGATNSIKNRGETEPTAGSSAESQPPTEKRGPTIPRNTGQRYSAPPQGTETKHHITFMAHN from the exons ATGGCAGGCTGGGGGggcttcttcttttctcttctcaACTACAAAACGGAGAAATATGTCATTGCAGAAAACAGAAGAATCGGAATATTATTTCGGCTCTACCAGCTGGCAGTGCTGGGATACATTATTGG GTGGGTGTTTGTGGTGAAGAAGGGGTACCAGGAGAAAGAAGAGGCCATCCAGAGCTCAGTCATCACCAAGCTTAAAGGCGTCACTCTGACCAACACTTCTGAGACGGGGCCTTACCTGTGGAGTGCCGAGGACTATGTCATACCCCCAAAT GGTGAGCAGGTGTTCTTTGTTGTAACAAATTACATAGAGACCCCCAATCAGAGGCTGGGCTTCTGTGCTGAG AGTTCCAAGGTGCCAGATGGACGATGCGAAACTGATGATGACTGCATGGAGGGGGAGCCTGTAACAGCAGGTCATG gAATCAAGACTGGCTTGTGTTTAAACAGCACCGGGACCTGCGAGATTCATGCCTGGTGTCCCGTTGAATACAACAAGAGACCCGC AGAGCCCTTACTGAGTGACGCAGAAAACTTCACCATCTACATCAAGAATTTCATCAGGTTCCCCAAGTTTGAGTTCTCCAA AGCCAATGTCCTTGAAACTTCTGATGAAAGCTACCTAAAGAGATGTTTCTATGAAAAAGAGAACCATCCTTACTGCCCCATCTTTCGCCTCAGAGATCTCGTCAGCAGCGCTGGACATGACTTCCAGGAAATGGCTGTTAAG GGCGGCTCTGTTGGCATTCTCATTGAGTGGAACTGTGACCTGGATAAAGACTATTCTCTGTGTAATCCACAGTACAGCTTCACCCGTTTGGACATTAATTTGAACAACTCAATCACATCTGGATACAACTTCAG ATATGCCAGATACTATAAGGATCAAAATGGGGAAACCTATCGCACGTTGTATAAAGTGTATGGGATTCGCTTTGATATAATGATCAATGGTCAG GCCGGGAAATTCAATATTGTCCCCACAGTAATTGCCATTGGCTCAGGTGTTGCTCTCCTCGGTGCA gGAGCCTTTGCCTGTGATATGATATTATTGTACATGATGAACACGAGCTCCTTCTACCGAGAGAGGAAATTTGAAATCATCAACTTCAA GAAAGAGAGGACCAAAGTTAAAGATGAGAAAGCGGGCCATCGGGAAAAGAGGTCCAGAAGACCAGGGGCAGAGAAAGGGGCTACAAATTCCATCAAAAATCGAGGAGAAACTGAACCAACCGCAGGATCTTCTGCAGAGAGCCAGCCACCTACAGAGAAAAGGGGTCCCACAATTCCACGTAACACGGGACAGCGATACTCTGCTCCACCCCAAGGCACCGAGACGAAGCATCATATCACTTTCATGGCTCACAATTAG
- the emc6 gene encoding ER membrane protein complex subunit 6, whose product MAGVGAKREGPQFISEVAVRGNAAVLDYCRTSVSALSGATAGILGLTGLYGFIFYFLSSFLLSLLLILKAGRRWNKFFKSRRLLFTGGLVGGLFTYVLFWTFLYGMVHVY is encoded by the coding sequence ATGGCTGGAGTTGGGGCCAAGCGTGAGGGACCACAGTTCATCAGTGAAGTGGCAGTGAGAGGCAACGCGGCAGTGCTGGATTACTGCCGCACCTCTGTGTCTGCGCTCTCAGGAGCAACAGCCGGTATCCTTGGCCTGACGGGACTGTACGGCTTCATCTTTTATTTCCTATCATCCTTTCTCCTCTCGCTGCTGCTTATTCTCAAGGCCGGACGGCGGTGGAACAAATTCTTCAAATCACGGCGGCTGCTCTTCACCGGAGGCCTTGTCGGAGGCCTCTTCACATATGTCCTGTTCTGGACTTTCTTGTACGGGATGGTGCACGTATACTAG